From the genome of Aspergillus oryzae RIB40 DNA, chromosome 4:
GTGTTCCTGGGGAGGGGACAGGACCATGGCAGGGCCGTCGGAAAAGCTGTTGAGCATCATCGGGCACATGGTGATGTGAAAGAGCTGATAGAATCGGAGGCAACTACAAGAATCCGATCTGTTTTATCAAGTGAGCTAGAACCAACAAGATAGAGCAACCTATGGATCACGAGATCCAAGCCgtgagaagaagatcgacaGGGTTGGCGCAACGAATGCTGGGGTTGCGAAGAAGGACAGGAAGGTCGATATCCAACGAGAAGATATAAGATGATGGTGGTAGAAcgaggaaggaaggatggGGATGTgacgatgaaagagaagcgaGACAATGATGagaggagggaagaaaggaagaagagaagagaaagaaaggaaaggaagggaagggtgGAGAGACGATGcagggaaggggaaaacacgagagaggatgaggagccAACAGCGAACCACGggatgggaaggagagagagagagaaagaaaaacgcGTGAAAAAGAGGCTGACGGGAAGCAGATGATTTGCCTGGACGTTTcggagcttcttttctggaTGCGATGCGGAGAAGGATTTGCTCGCCTCGTTACCGTTCCATACACAACCGGTCGGCCATTTTACCTGCAATGTGCAGGTGCTGCATACCATACCTTACTGTACTGCTAGTCTTCTCCACCGACTCCAGATCGACCAGCAAGGATGCTGCCATTATTGGACGATTGGCCTATCGCTCCGGGCAACCACCCTGTGGGACCCTGACCTTCAACGATCCCCCGATTGGCTCATTTCTCAAGCCCCGTCCGCGCGTCCGGTCGTTCCAGGAACCCTGTCACCACCGTTCATGGCCCCCATTCGCCAGTTGGCCACGAGTGGGCCTGCAGTTTGACGAAAGTCCATGCCAATTGGGTCAACGGCTGCTCCACTTGGTCTGGGCAAGTCAATGACGATTTGGGAAAGCCTGGAAGCCTTGCATGTGTGGCCTGAGGAAGCAAGGCGCATGGTCGACGCTCAGGCACCCCCCCCCTCGGCACTCAAGCGAGTCCGGAGTTACTTACCCATATTCCGTTCGACGTAGTAGTACTTGCTCGATGACCAACCACAACTGCAAACACACTTAGAATATTTCAATCAAGTCTATTTTGTCAGAAAtaataggaaaaaaaatcTATAGTCACAAGAAGGAATGCAGAACAATATAAAAAGCTAGATAAAGCAATATCCCGACACCAGAACCTCGTGCTAGTTTAACGTGACACAAATGTTCATCAAATCTCAAGCAATACAATGGAATCCTAAAAAGGATCGACACCgtaaacaacaaaagctaGGGACCTCCCGAGCGAGATCCACAAGTCATATCACAACCCTTCGAGATGACATCCAGTGTTCATCAGGTACAGGCTGCATTCCCTGCATGTGGCCGTACCTCCTGGCACTCCGGGTGTCCATCCCGCGGGGACTACTGCAGCTGACGGGTATTATCTTTTAAGCTGCGGGCCATAGGTTTATCGTGAGGTCCACTGTGTAAATAGTGGTATAAATaggtaaagaaaagaaggttggTAAGTCTGTGTCGTTCAGTTTCACATGGCACCTGAAACCGCTCCATGTTCAGGATGCAACCACGCCGTATCTGTCTGAGACAGAACACTTCACAAAGCTAGACGACGCCTTTACGCGTTTCCAGCAGTGGCGCCACCAAGCAAGCCCTTGACTCTGTCAACAGAGCCGCCAGCATAGCTAGGTGCCATGGATCCGGCcaacaggaagaagatgaggacaaTAGcaccgatgatgatggactTGCGCTTGGCGGGGTGGTTGGCACCGTATTCGGCCCAGGCACGGTTGGCCTGGCTGGTGTACTCCTTGATCTTATCGCCACCGAGCTTGTAGTAGACGAGACCAACAAGGGCAATGGAATAACCGAAGAACTGGGTAAGGGTGACAGGAGTCTGccagatcatcatcgacgCAACGACCAGGAGGATATCCTTCAGAACACCACAGAGGGTCATGACGAGGGAGGAGGTCTTTCCGATCTGTAGCCAACAGTTAGTTTAGATCGAAATGCTATCGACTGAATGATTCTTACCAGGAAGACAACCGAAACGTTTAGCAGGAAAGCAACAACCGCGTTCAGCAACAGAGTCCAGACGCCCACGCGGTAAACATGGTCCATGGTAACATAAGGGACCTCCATGAACAGGGCAGTGACACCGTTCATCACAGCGCAAACGGGAGCGAAGTAGTACAGGGAGACCAGAGGGTCCATTTTGTACTCGGCGGAGCTAAGCAGGCGCTGCACCATGACCAGACGAGTGG
Proteins encoded in this window:
- the glfB gene encoding UDP-galactofuranose transporter (glucose-6-phosphate/phosphate and phosphoenolpyruvate/phosphate antiporter) is translated as MSSEGEKARTSGEVSRPEPTLPTVNPAAERAEPPKPAFHPAVYVTVWITLSSSVILFNKHILDYAQFPIILTTWHLAFATFMTQVLARTTTLLDGRKTVKMTGRVYLRAIVPIGLFFSLSLICGNVTYLYLSVAFIQMLKATTPVAVLFATWGMGMAPVNYKVLMNVSLIVIGVIIASFGEIKFVLTGFLFQIGGIIFEATRLVMVQRLLSSAEYKMDPLVSLYYFAPVCAVMNGVTALFMEVPYVTMDHVYRVGVWTLLLNAVVAFLLNVSVVFLIGKTSSLVMTLCGVLKDILLVVASMMIWQTPVTLTQFFGYSIALVGLVYYKLGGDKIKEYTSQANRAWAEYGANHPAKRKSIIIGAIVLIFFLLAGSMAPSYAGGSVDRVKGLLGGATAGNA